From a single Cydia amplana chromosome 22, ilCydAmpl1.1, whole genome shotgun sequence genomic region:
- the LOC134658443 gene encoding uncharacterized protein LOC134658443, translating to MATVSIDEVSVQLEDIYNSIKKAEINYKKCPKDRLTLGYVKVRIQYIDEYWSSFKQLHSELLKISTTEQRQSLLYFVENYYDKCEEKYLNLKTTLQDLLDFNTPTPAGTPMNISSGSGDIRTVMDVKLPRLELPKFSGVYEEWQAFEDIFTSIIYNNQSLSDVQRFYYLKSCLIGEASTTLKHYKVVEKNYRPAWDTLKKRYSHKRLVVNAILKRLFSSKKMLSQSPSLLKTLVDNMKECLHSFKGLSINTDSWDPMLIFLATQKLDPESHKQWEEHVSLQETGELPTINELFHFLENKIHTLELTSAASSQAKTVKERAFHASTISEKNCLFCQEAHALCHCKQFGKLDPSERSEFAKNQKLCYNCLLPGHSVLFCKLKVSCKVCHRRHHSLLHQGNFQGVTSATEENKTTDVSAHAKMEEINDESQNDDEELEDIVANFAADESAGLLATAIVPVRDATGRVVLLRALVDKGSQATFITERAAQLFKVKRESVRGRITGVGETNMRVNHTVQLDVLSRYENEFNLNVKMYVMPTRVTKVLPSQRVPINEESGDWAHLKDLPLADPTFDKPGRIDLLLGVKVYARILKEKIIKGPPGKPIAQLTSLGWIIFGEIDESNTQEDVIAMHHHLDLDNMVKNMWELEAPFKRAYTADERLCEEIYDTLHSRTEDGRYVVKLPMKNKQPQATQGDTRSVAMKRLKQLESRFDRMPQLKTEYTRVLDEYLAMNHMEEVPEEEMEDPAVYLSHHAIIREEKETTKCRVVFDASTKGSNDKSLNDDLLVGPQLQEDLRNIIMRWRMRKVCYVADVEKMYRQILVTKSDTNYQRLLWRNNTQEDIKDYRLLRVTFGTASAPYLAVKTLHQIALDEGKDQPNAARVIKEDFYMDDLISGNDNVDEAITTAREVKRILQRGGFHLQKWTSNKREFLEQIEASQRSSRVKMDIKLDGTIQALGLSWNVGNDTFQYSLELPAIPGIVTKRNILAQVQRLFDPLGWLAPAILPAKGLIQQLWLQGISWDEEVSADVKQKWINLRQSFDYLCDIEVERWVYTTQRNLHAVSVHGYCDASTKAYGAVAYLRVETEEGEIRTGIIAAKTRVAPVKPVSLPRLELCAAVLLSRLLKQVKEAMRIPDTHIYAWTDSSVVLSWLLGDPGRWNVFVSNRVVEILDNISNQRWYHVASEDNPADIASRGTTLQILAQDQKWWKGPKWLQTDDIPYRRPEIKETELERKRNIQVNVNIESEETGIKFEEFDTLSELMKTVVYSLRFLNSKKTPENIQKTLTTIELEDALIRCIKIVQRREFGAELDNLMKGKDVKRDSAIKGLHPYLDEKNVLRVGGRLRNADLPEERKHPIILNSRNALALLIIADAHQKTLHGTMPLMFVYLRSKYWILRVKNAIKAHVHNCVVCARQRAVTRTQIMGDLPKVRITQARPFLHSGVDFAGPIQVLMSRGRGAKSNKAYIAIFVCMVVKCIHLELVGDMTSESFIGAFKRFVARRGRCTHLWSDQGRNFVGADKDLTIAWKETNLQLPERLSSLLADDGTQWHFIPPYSPNFGGLWEAGVKSVKFHLKRILTANLTFEVLSTTLCEIEACLNSRPLIPVDTTDPDVEVLTPGHFLIGEAPVTIPNPDLREINTNRLSRWQFTQKLVRDFWHKWQNEYLSRLQERPKWLKREREFDLGDIVLIKDDQLPPGKWSLGRVLDKHPGPDGVTRVYSVRCRGDVTKRSVSKLCELPVNANEQ from the coding sequence ATGGCTACAGTATCAATCGACGAAGTTTCGGTGCAATTAGAAGATATATACAACAGTATCAAGAAAGCggaaattaattacaaaaaatgCCCTAAGGACAGGTTAACCCTTGGTTACGTAAAGGTGCGCATCCAATATATTGACGAGTACTGGTCATCATTTAAACAATTACATTCCGAGTTACTAAAAATATCAACTACGGAACAAAGGCAATCTCTGTTATACTTCGTCGAGAATTATTACGATAAATGTGAAGAAAAATACTTGAATCTCAAAACTACGCTTCAAGACCTGTTGGACTTTAACACACCTACACCGGCTGGCACACCCATGAATATTTCGTCAGGTTCTGGAGATATTAGGACAGTAATGGATGTGAAATTACCTCGTTTGGAGTTACCGAAATTTTCTGGTGTTTATGAGGAATGGCAGGCATTTGAAGATATTTTTACATCAATAATTTACAACAACCAGTCATTGAGTGACGTACAGCGGTTTTATTACCTAAAGTCTTGTCTAATCGGAGAAGCCAGCACAACATTGAAGCATTATAAAGTAGTGGAGAAGAATTACAGACCCGCGTGGGATACATTGAAGAAACGTTACAGTCATAAACGTCTTGTGGTCAATGCAATTCTAAAAAGGCTGTTTTCATCAAAAAAAATGCTGAGTCAATCTCCTAGCCTGTTGAAAACATTAGTTGACAATATGAAAGAGTGCCTTCACAGCTTTAAAGGTCTGTCGATTAACACTGATTCTTGGGATCCCATGCTAATATTCTTAGCGACTCAAAAATTGGATCCAGAGAGCCACAAACAATGGGAGGAGCACGTGAGCCTGCAAGAGACCGGTGAGCTGCCTACCATCAATGAATTGTTTCACTTTTTGgagaataaaatacatacattggAACTTACGTCTGCAGCGTCGTCGCAAGCCAAGACTGTTAAAGAACGAGCATTTCACGCCAGTACTATATCCGAAAAAAATTGTCTTTTCTGTCAAGAGGCTCATGCTTTATGCCATTGCAAGCAATTTGGGAAATTAGATCCAAGCGAAAGAAGCGAGTTTGCTAAGAATCAAAAATTGTGCTATAATTGTCTCCTGCCAGGACACTCAGTGCTGTTCTGTAAACTAAAGGTATCCTGCAAGGTCTGCCATCGTCGACACCATTCACTCCTCCATCAAGGTAACTTTCAAGGAGTGACGTCAGCAACTGAAGAGAATAAGACAACTGACGTTTCTGCACATGCCAAAATGGAAGAAATCAACGACGAGAGCCAAAACGATGATGAAGAATTAGAAGATATAGTGGCCAATTTTGCAGCAGATGAATCAGCTGGGCTATTGGCTACGGCTATAGTACCGGTACGAGATGCGACTGGAAGGGTGGTCCTGCTGCGAGCGTTGGTGGATAAAGGATCACAAGCGACGTTTATCACGGAAAGGGCAGCTCAACTATTTAAAGTGAAGAGGGAATCTGTTAGAGGAAGAATTACGGGCGTTGGCGAAACCAACATGAGGGTCAATCATACCGTCCAATTAGATGTTCTTTCACGATATGAGAATGAATTTAACCTCAATGTAAAGATGTATGTCATGCCTACGCGAGTAACAAAGGTGCTGCCATCCCAAAGGGTACCTATAAATGAAGAGTCCGGTGATTGGGCGCATTTGAAAGATCTCCCTCTAGCAGATCCGACATTTGACAAACCTGGAAGAATCGATTTGCTTCTAGGAGTGAAAGTGTACGCACGAAtcttaaaagaaaaaatcatcaaGGGTCCACCAGGAAAGCCGATTGCTCAACTTACCAGCCTGGGTTGGATTATCTTCGGAGAAATTGATGAATCAAACACTCAAGAGGATGTAATAGCAATGCATCATCACTTAGACCTGGATAATATGGTGAAAAACATGTGGGAGTTAGAAGCACCTTTTAAACGAGCATATACAGCAGACGAAAGACTCTGTGAAGAAATATATGACACACTTCATTCCAGGACGGAAGATGGGAGGTATGTGGTGAAGCTACCTATGAAAAATAAACAGCCTCAAGCAACACAAGGTGATACCAGAAGCGTAGCTATGAAACGACTTAAGCAGTTAGAATCACGTTTCGATAGGATGCCTCAATTGAAAACGGAATATACCAGAGTGCTTGACGAGTACCTAGCCATGAATCATATGGAGGAGGTTCCAGAAGAGGAAATGGAAGATCCAGCTGTCTATCTATCGCACCACGCTATAATTAGAGAGGAGAAAGAGACAACGAAATGTAGAGTCGTCTTTGACGCGTCAACCAAGGGTTCCAACGACAAATCATTAAACGATGATTTACTGGTCGGACCCCAGCTACAAGAAGACTTGCGAAACATCATCATGCGTTGGAGGATGAGAAAGGTATGTTATGTGGCCGATGTGGAGAAAATGTACCGCCAAATACTGGTAACAAAGTCGGACACCAACTATCAACGACTACTATGGCGTAATAATACACAAGAAGACATCAAAGATTATCGCCTGCTTCGAGTTACCTTTGGGACAGCATCGGCCCCGTATTTAGCCGTCAAGACGCTTCATCAGATAGCTCTGGATGAAGGCAAGGACCAACCTAATGCGGCAAGAGTCATTAAGGAGGACTTCTATATGGATGATTTGATATCAGGGAATGACAATGTGGATGAGGCCATAACCACAGCACGGGAAGTAAAGCGCATACTGCAACGAGGAGGGTTTCACTTACAAAAATGGACATCAAACAAACGAGAGTTCCTGGAGCAAATTGAAGCGTCACAGCGAAGCTCGCGAGTTAAGATGGATATCAAGTTAGATGGAACGATTCAAGCATTGGGACTATCCTGGAATGTGGGCAACGACACTTTTCAATATTCATTAGAGCTACCCGCCATTCCTGGAATTGTAACCAAACGAAACATACTCGCTCAAGTACAACGATTATTTGATCCTCTTGGTTGGTTAGCTCCTGCAATTCTACCAGCCAAGGGTTTAATACAACAATTATGGCTTCAAGGTATTAGCTGGGATGAGGAAGTTAGTGCAGATGTTAAGCAAAAATGGATTAACTTACGTCAAAGCTTTGATTACCTCTGCGATATCGAAGTAGAGCGATGGGTATATACGACTCAACGGAATTTGCACGCAGTTTCCGTGCACGGGTACTGTGATGCATCCACAAAGGCATATGGAGCTGTGGCTTACCTCAGAGTTGAGACAGAAGAAGGAGAAATAAGAACAGGAATAATTGCTGCCAAAACACGCGTCGCACCTGTGAAACCAGTATCTCTTCCAAGACTGGAACTGTGTGCTGCGGTGCTCCTGTCTAGACTACTTAAACAAGTAAAAGAAGCAATGAGAATACCAGATACTCACATATATGCCTGGACAGATTCTTCCGTAGTGCTATCATGGCTATTGGGTGACCCTGGAAGGTGGAATGTATTTGTCAGCAATCGAGTCGTCGAGATATTAGACAACATTAGCAATCAAAGGTGGTACCATGTTGCCTCTGAAGATAACCCAGCAGACATTGCGAGTAGAGGGACAACCCTACAAATACTAGCACAAGATCAAAAATGGTGGAAGGGCCCGAAGTGGCTGCAGACGGACGACATTCCATATAGAAGACCTGAAATAAAAGAAACAGAATTAGAAAGAAAGAGAAATATACAAGTAAATGTGAATATCGAAAGTGAAGAAACTGGAATTAAATTTGAAGAGTTTGATACATTGTCAGAGCTGATGAAGACGGTTGTTTATAGCTTGCGGTTCCTTAACAGTAAGAAGACCCCTgaaaacatacaaaagacaTTAACAACTATAGAACTCGAAGATGCTTTAATAAGATGTATAAAAATAGTACAAAGAAGAGAGTTTGGTGCGGAGCTAGACAATCTAATGAAAGGCAAAGATGTAAAAAGGGATAGCGCAATAAAAGGGTTGCATCCTTATCTTGATGAGAAAAATGTTCTCAGGGTAGGCGGAAGGCTTAGGAATGCTGACCTTCCTGAAGAAAGAAAACATCCTATTATACTTAATAGTAGAAATGCTTTGGCACTGTTAATAATAGCAGATGCTCACCAGAAAACGCTGCATGGCACGATGCCGTTAATGTTTGTCTATCTACGTTCAAAATACTGGATCCTCAGAGTTAAAAATGCAATTAAAGCACATGTTCACAACTGTGTTGTCTGCGCCAGACAAAGAGCGGTTACACGGACACAGATTATGGGAGACCTACCTAAAGTTCGCATAACGCAAGCCCGACCATTCTTACATAGCGGAGTGGATTTTGCTGGGCCAATACAAGTTTTGATGTCAAGAGGTAGGGGAGCAAAATCTAATAAGGCCTATATCGCAATTTTTGTCTGCATGGTCGTTAAATGCATTCATCTCGAACTGGTTGGCGATATGACCTCCGAATCCTTCATAGGAGCCTTCAAGCGTTTTGTTGCTCGTCGAGGAAGATGCACACACCTATGGAGTGATCAAGGGCGCAACTTTGTCGGCGCCGACAAAGACTTAACCATAGCATGGAAAgaaacaaatttacaactcccAGAGCGGTTAAGTAGCCTACTTGCTGACGATGGAACGCAATGGCACTTCATACCCCCATATAGCCCAAACTTTGGAGGTCTTTGGGAGGCTGGTGTGAAATCAGTAAAGTTCCATTTAAAAAGAATACTCACCGCCAATCTCACCTTTGAAGTGTTAAGCACGACGTTATGTGAGATTGAAGCGTGTTTGAACAGTCGGCCGTTGATTCCTGTGGATACCACCGACCCAGATGTCGAAGTACTCACACCTGGACATTTTCTGATCGGCGAGGCGCCAGTTACAATACCTAACCCTGATTTACGAGAGATCAACACCAACAGGTTATCACGTTGGCAATTCACCCAAAAACTCGTTAGAGACTTCTGGCATAAGTGGCAAAATGAATATCTCTCCCGTCTTCAAGAAAGGCCAAAATGGTTAAAACGAGAACGTGAATTCGACCTCGGCGATATTGTATTGATAAAGGACGATCAACTTCCACCAGGAAAATGGTCACTTGGTCGGGTGCTAGACAAGCACCCAGGTCCGGATGGCGTGACTCGTGTCTATAGTGTGCGGTGTCGCGGGGACGTTACCAAACGTTCAGTGTCAAAATTGTGTGAACTGCCTGTTAATGCTAACGAACAATAA